The Paenibacillus macerans genome includes a window with the following:
- a CDS encoding FecCD family ABC transporter permease, whose product MNSLRYRWTLPALVLLLLIIILISLNLGRYPITPGEVLKLILAAVHPAEGNVDAQQQAIFYNVRLPRIILACLVGCCLAAAGAAYQGIFQNPMAAPDVLGASAGAAFGAALAILLGGGKREITISAFMFSILCVLLVLAISRRTKSRQVLGLILSGIMVGSLFSACTSFIKMVADPNEQLPAITYWLMGSLAGTKKEEVLFIVIPMALGLVPLLLLRWRVNVLTLGDAEARTMGVNAGAVRLAVIVCATLLTASSVAVSGMIGWVGLVIPHLTRFLVGNNYQRLLPASMLAGAVFLLIVDNFSRNLWTSEVPIGILTAIIGAPFFISLILKAGDSA is encoded by the coding sequence TGCCGGCGCTGGTGTTGCTGCTGCTCATCATCATCCTGATTTCCTTGAACCTGGGCCGATATCCGATTACGCCCGGCGAGGTGCTGAAGCTGATATTAGCGGCGGTTCATCCCGCTGAGGGCAACGTCGATGCACAGCAGCAAGCGATATTTTACAATGTCAGACTTCCGCGCATCATCCTGGCCTGCCTCGTCGGCTGCTGCCTTGCCGCGGCGGGAGCCGCCTATCAAGGGATCTTTCAAAACCCGATGGCCGCTCCGGACGTGCTTGGCGCCTCGGCTGGGGCCGCTTTCGGAGCGGCGCTGGCTATTCTGCTCGGAGGCGGCAAGCGGGAGATTACAATTAGCGCGTTTATGTTCAGCATCCTTTGCGTGCTTCTTGTGCTTGCCATAAGCAGAAGGACGAAGAGCAGGCAGGTGCTTGGCCTGATTTTATCCGGCATCATGGTTGGCTCGCTGTTTTCCGCCTGCACCTCCTTTATTAAGATGGTGGCGGACCCCAACGAACAGCTTCCGGCTATTACATACTGGCTTATGGGGAGTCTTGCGGGCACGAAAAAAGAGGAGGTCCTCTTCATTGTCATTCCCATGGCTTTGGGACTGGTGCCGCTGTTGCTGCTGCGCTGGCGCGTCAATGTGCTGACCCTGGGGGATGCCGAGGCCCGCACGATGGGCGTTAATGCTGGAGCTGTCCGGCTTGCCGTCATCGTATGCGCCACGCTCCTTACAGCCTCCAGCGTGGCGGTCAGCGGCATGATCGGCTGGGTCGGCCTCGTGATTCCGCACCTCACCCGCTTCCTGGTCGGCAACAACTATCAGCGCCTGCTGCCCGCCTCCATGCTGGCCGGAGCGGTGTTTCTCCTGATCGTGGACAACTTTTCCCGCAATTTGTGGACTAGCGAAGTACCGATCGGCATCCTTACCGCGATTATCGGCGCTCCGTTCTTCATCAGCCTGATTCTGAAGGCGGGTGATTCCGCTTGA
- a CDS encoding ABC transporter ATP-binding protein, whose product MSLCVERLCFSYKKERVLDNVTFTQQGSSLLCLLGPNGVGKSTLFRCILGLLPGYTGEIVIDGKNARTLPPRELARHIAFVPQSHAPVFNYSVMDMVLMGTSASFSVFSVPGKQERLIAEQALEQVGISRLGGRAFMELSGGERQLVLIARALAQQARILLMDEPTANLDYGNQLRVLSKVKQLTQAGYTVVQSTHNPDQALLFADTVMTLQEGRVTAFGPPRGVLDEERLHSLYGVDINLARLYDGKISVCVPRFAISDT is encoded by the coding sequence TTGAGTCTTTGCGTGGAACGGCTTTGCTTCTCCTATAAAAAGGAGCGGGTGCTGGACAATGTCACTTTCACCCAACAGGGGAGCAGCCTCTTATGCCTGCTCGGGCCCAACGGTGTGGGCAAAAGCACGTTATTCCGCTGCATCCTTGGCTTGCTTCCCGGTTATACCGGGGAAATCGTCATCGACGGCAAAAACGCCCGAACCCTGCCGCCGCGTGAACTGGCCCGTCATATCGCCTTTGTCCCCCAATCCCACGCCCCTGTCTTTAACTATTCGGTGATGGATATGGTGCTGATGGGAACGTCGGCCAGTTTTTCGGTATTTTCCGTCCCCGGCAAACAAGAACGGCTGATCGCGGAGCAAGCCCTGGAGCAAGTGGGGATCTCCCGGCTGGGCGGCAGAGCGTTCATGGAGCTAAGCGGCGGAGAACGGCAGCTCGTGCTGATCGCGAGAGCTTTGGCGCAGCAGGCCCGCATCCTGCTGATGGATGAGCCTACGGCCAATCTAGATTACGGCAATCAACTGCGGGTGTTAAGCAAAGTTAAGCAGTTGACGCAAGCGGGTTACACGGTGGTTCAGTCCACCCATAACCCCGATCAGGCCCTGCTGTTTGCCGATACGGTGATGACGCTGCAAGAGGGACGGGTGACCGCCTTTGGTCCCCCGCGCGGCGTGCTGGACGAAGAAAGGCTCCATTCGCTTTACGGCGTGGACATTAACCTGGCCCGCCTGTATGACGGGAAAATCTCCGTTTGCGTCCCCCGGTTTGCGATTTCCGATACATAA
- a CDS encoding ABC transporter substrate-binding protein, which yields MKRKWFSLSKISIALLATVMLLAACGSAGEQPSPPAAPAQAAPGAAESAVGGQDANPSPDGTETVVFTDSAGREVEIPKNIERIAPSGSLAQIVLFSLAPDKLVGLSGKWSDEAGAYLADKYLQLPVFGQFYGSGDLNMEALAAAKPQLIIDIGEKKDGIAEDLDALQEQLGIPVIFVEATLKTMAGSYNTLGEVLGMPDEAKVLADYCDEVYTNTVKTMEKIGDHKVKVLYSLGDTGTNIISKGSFHAEILDLLGDNVAVLDNPSSKGSGNEVSLEQIVQWDPDVIFFAPLSIYGSVASDGTWKQMKAIRDGNYFEVPGAPYSWMGSPPSVNRYIGMIWLSQTLYPDVFKYDLRAEVNRFYKLFYHSGDLTDEQYKALTQNAVKS from the coding sequence TTGAAAAGAAAATGGTTTAGTTTATCGAAAATCTCAATTGCGTTGTTGGCAACAGTTATGTTGCTGGCTGCCTGCGGGTCCGCAGGGGAGCAGCCATCGCCGCCGGCCGCCCCGGCACAGGCCGCGCCCGGCGCTGCGGAATCGGCGGTAGGCGGGCAAGATGCGAATCCGTCGCCGGATGGTACGGAAACCGTAGTGTTCACCGATTCGGCGGGACGAGAGGTGGAAATTCCGAAAAATATCGAGCGGATCGCCCCTTCGGGTTCACTGGCGCAAATCGTGCTTTTCTCCCTGGCCCCGGATAAGCTCGTGGGCTTGTCCGGCAAATGGAGCGACGAAGCCGGCGCTTACCTCGCTGACAAGTATTTGCAATTGCCCGTATTCGGCCAATTTTACGGTTCGGGCGATTTGAACATGGAGGCGCTGGCCGCCGCCAAGCCGCAGCTGATCATCGATATCGGCGAGAAAAAGGACGGCATCGCGGAAGATCTCGACGCCCTTCAGGAACAGCTTGGCATTCCGGTGATTTTCGTGGAGGCAACGCTTAAAACGATGGCCGGCAGCTACAACACGCTGGGCGAGGTGCTCGGCATGCCGGATGAAGCCAAAGTCCTGGCGGATTATTGCGACGAGGTTTATACCAACACCGTGAAAACGATGGAAAAGATCGGCGATCATAAAGTGAAAGTGCTGTATAGTTTAGGCGACACCGGTACCAATATCATTTCCAAGGGTTCTTTTCACGCCGAAATTCTCGATCTGCTCGGGGACAATGTGGCCGTCCTGGACAACCCGTCCAGCAAAGGCAGCGGCAATGAAGTTTCGCTGGAACAAATTGTCCAATGGGACCCCGACGTGATTTTCTTCGCTCCGCTGAGTATTTACGGCAGTGTGGCCTCCGACGGGACGTGGAAGCAAATGAAGGCGATTCGTGACGGCAATTACTTTGAGGTGCCCGGAGCGCCGTACAGCTGGATGGGCTCTCCGCCTTCCGTTAACCGTTATATCGGGATGATCTGGTTATCCCAAACACTGTATCCGGATGTTTTCAAATACGATCTCCGGGCCGAAGTGAACCGTTTCTACAAGCTGTTCTACCACAGCGGCGATTTGACGGATGAGCAATACAAAGCGTTGACGCAAAATGCGGTAAAATCCTAA
- a CDS encoding deoxyguanosinetriphosphate triphosphohydrolase family protein encodes MNIQELREHRQYPDNIGQETSRATFERDYSRLIHSPTFRRLQGKSQVFGAGTGDYYRTRLTHSLEVAQIAREAARALLRAYPEVAADKAEHPGLIIDPEVVECAAICHDFGHPPFGHKGEEVLDGILEKLVEDKVKQALGERNAAPEEEQHTREAMRRKYEHFEGNAHNFRLMMFLEKRENIDGLNLSDAVLLGTNKYPYPGTVNKKGLYLHEWEYISYIRDRWGIPEGKKTFEAQLMDLCDDIAYSAHDLEDGIKAGKIEVHEHFLKDSHIERLIVEKIMTLDDFFWAGWTPDNILIKVKEVLSSFLTIWNTKMPVCDHDYSRTRREVKAYWVSLFVGSLGVIDDGNWKKVTFVKEGREDEDMLRTVSVLKSFAWVTMIRDLRVQRLQKRSAWVIKRLWDAFVDPQTSKSIIPGDWLRRFDRDQQKTRPIWTWEHMIIDYIAGMTDAYAEKIYNELYGLKVGTIYDMD; translated from the coding sequence ATGAACATCCAGGAGTTAAGAGAACACCGGCAGTACCCGGATAATATCGGACAAGAAACAAGCCGCGCGACGTTTGAACGCGATTATTCGCGGCTGATTCATTCCCCGACCTTCCGCCGGCTTCAAGGCAAATCCCAAGTGTTCGGCGCGGGCACGGGCGATTATTACCGCACGCGGCTGACGCATTCGCTGGAGGTGGCGCAGATCGCCCGGGAAGCGGCGCGCGCGCTGCTGCGGGCGTACCCGGAGGTGGCTGCGGACAAGGCGGAGCATCCGGGGCTGATCATCGATCCCGAGGTGGTGGAGTGCGCCGCGATTTGCCACGATTTCGGGCATCCGCCGTTTGGTCATAAGGGAGAAGAGGTGCTGGACGGCATCCTTGAGAAACTGGTGGAGGATAAAGTGAAGCAGGCGCTGGGGGAACGGAACGCCGCTCCCGAAGAGGAGCAGCATACGCGGGAGGCGATGCGGCGAAAATATGAGCATTTTGAAGGCAATGCCCACAATTTCCGGCTGATGATGTTTTTGGAGAAACGCGAAAATATCGACGGCCTGAATTTATCCGACGCCGTTCTGCTCGGTACGAACAAATATCCTTACCCCGGCACCGTGAACAAAAAAGGGCTGTACCTGCATGAGTGGGAGTACATTTCCTACATCCGGGACCGCTGGGGGATTCCCGAAGGCAAAAAGACGTTTGAAGCGCAGTTGATGGACCTATGCGACGACATCGCCTATTCGGCCCACGATTTGGAGGACGGCATCAAGGCCGGCAAAATCGAAGTGCACGAGCATTTTCTGAAAGATTCGCATATCGAGCGGCTGATTGTGGAAAAAATCATGACCCTTGACGACTTTTTCTGGGCCGGCTGGACGCCGGACAACATTTTGATCAAGGTGAAGGAAGTGCTCAGTTCGTTCCTGACGATCTGGAATACGAAGATGCCGGTCTGCGATCACGATTATTCCCGGACGCGCCGAGAGGTCAAGGCCTATTGGGTCAGCCTGTTCGTGGGCAGCCTCGGCGTGATCGACGACGGAAACTGGAAAAAGGTGACGTTCGTCAAGGAGGGCCGGGAAGACGAAGACATGCTGCGTACGGTGAGCGTGCTGAAAAGCTTCGCCTGGGTGACGATGATTCGCGATCTGCGGGTACAGCGTCTCCAGAAACGCAGCGCCTGGGTCATCAAACGGCTGTGGGACGCCTTCGTCGATCCGCAGACGTCCAAGTCGATCATCCCAGGCGACTGGCTGCGCCGATTTGACCGGGATCAGCAAAAGACGCGGCCAATCTGGACCTGGGAGCATATGATCATCGATTATATCGCCGGGATGACGGACGCTTACGCGGAGAAAATCTACAATGAGCTTTACGGGCTAAAGGTCGGCACGATTTACGATATGGATTAA
- a CDS encoding flavodoxin has translation MSKIIIVYASLTGNTEEMAELIAEGVRSAGAAADLKMVEDCSAVQLLEYDGYMLGAYTWGDGELPDEFEDFVDEMKELDLRGSTAAVFGSGDTSYRLYCGAVDLLEEKLKEWGAVIPQESLKVEYGPSQEEKALCREFGANFAKSLSAVT, from the coding sequence ATGAGCAAAATCATCATCGTTTATGCCAGTTTGACCGGCAACACGGAGGAGATGGCCGAGCTGATCGCCGAAGGGGTTCGCAGCGCCGGAGCGGCGGCGGATTTGAAAATGGTGGAGGACTGCAGCGCCGTTCAGTTGCTGGAATATGACGGCTATATGCTCGGGGCATATACTTGGGGAGACGGGGAACTGCCGGATGAGTTTGAGGATTTCGTGGACGAAATGAAGGAGTTGGACCTTCGGGGGAGCACCGCGGCGGTATTCGGCAGCGGCGATACGAGCTATCGGCTGTACTGCGGAGCCGTGGATCTGCTGGAGGAGAAGCTGAAGGAATGGGGCGCGGTTATCCCTCAGGAAAGCCTGAAGGTGGAGTATGGTCCAAGTCAAGAGGAGAAGGCGTTGTGCCGGGAATTTGGCGCCAATTTCGCCAAAAGCCTGAGCGCCGTTACCTAA
- a CDS encoding PhzF family phenazine biosynthesis protein, with product MEIEVSNGAPACYLYKNGKLPDNWAGDLIFKQGYTMNRPSEIKAKLTVNMNREIEKIQVGGTAANTELKKVNI from the coding sequence TTGGAAATCGAAGTCTCCAACGGAGCGCCGGCATGTTACTTGTATAAGAACGGAAAGCTTCCGGACAATTGGGCAGGGGATTTGATTTTTAAACAGGGTTATACGATGAACCGCCCCTCGGAGATCAAAGCTAAATTGACCGTCAATATGAATCGGGAAATCGAAAAAATTCAAGTTGGCGGTACGGCGGCAAACACCGAACTCAAAAAAGTAAATATCTAA
- a CDS encoding MFS transporter, translating to MTLVKNNRSLVLLGLLIGLIFAELDETVVSTAMPTIIRELHGLSLYGWVAGVYMLAVTLFMPILGKLADLYGRKRVYLSCMGLFILGSIVSGIAPSMAVLLLGRGIQGIGAGGLMPIALVIIGDAYPLEQRAKIQSLIGPLMILPQLLGPTVGGYLVGHVNWHWVFLINIPVGLLAAAVLSIGMRESRGTESKKIDWAGAVTLVLALLSLLLAPVLIDNQGLSWSSPVIMGLLVMSGLLIALLICIESRVKEPIIPLHLFRNRNIVVLSLIVFILMLGVMGGTSAFPFFAQNVMGLTPTAAGYLMMAFMAGAVPSSIVNGFLITKVPYRSLFIVCFTLPIIGFFLLSRIGIDTTVLYVVVTFFILGLGLGALFGGDNLIVQESVDKEHSGVALGTVQLFQSLGATIGLSVFGSLLARHISDGVSGLADQLPAGTASHIATGGIPQGLAPDLLVKVQTVFAGAFQNIFTISLGFVIAAYFICWFLKKEVLSKKEPESAAAAAEPVLEARP from the coding sequence ATGACATTAGTGAAAAACAACAGAAGCCTCGTCCTGCTCGGCCTGCTCATCGGCTTGATCTTCGCCGAGTTGGACGAAACCGTCGTCTCGACGGCGATGCCAACCATTATCCGCGAGCTGCACGGACTGTCGCTCTACGGCTGGGTGGCCGGCGTATACATGCTTGCGGTCACGCTGTTTATGCCCATTCTCGGCAAATTGGCCGACTTATACGGACGCAAGCGCGTCTATCTCAGCTGTATGGGACTGTTCATTCTCGGATCGATCGTCAGCGGGATCGCCCCTTCGATGGCCGTGCTGCTGCTGGGCCGCGGCATCCAGGGCATCGGCGCCGGCGGACTGATGCCGATCGCGCTCGTCATTATCGGCGACGCATACCCGCTGGAGCAGCGGGCCAAAATCCAGAGCCTGATCGGGCCGCTGATGATCCTGCCCCAACTGCTCGGGCCGACGGTCGGCGGGTATTTGGTGGGGCACGTTAACTGGCACTGGGTATTTTTGATCAACATTCCCGTCGGTTTGCTCGCGGCGGCAGTACTTTCCATCGGCATGCGCGAGTCCCGGGGAACCGAAAGCAAAAAAATCGATTGGGCGGGCGCAGTTACGCTTGTACTTGCCCTGCTGTCGCTGCTGCTCGCTCCGGTGCTGATCGACAATCAAGGTTTGTCGTGGTCGTCGCCGGTCATTATGGGTCTGCTCGTAATGTCCGGGCTGTTGATCGCGCTGCTCATCTGCATCGAATCAAGGGTGAAAGAACCGATCATACCGCTGCATCTGTTCCGGAACCGCAATATCGTCGTTTTGTCGCTGATCGTCTTTATTTTGATGCTTGGTGTGATGGGCGGAACCTCGGCATTCCCGTTTTTTGCGCAAAATGTGATGGGATTGACCCCGACGGCGGCCGGTTATCTGATGATGGCTTTTATGGCCGGCGCGGTTCCTTCCAGTATCGTCAACGGGTTCCTGATCACCAAGGTGCCTTACCGCTCCTTGTTTATCGTCTGCTTCACGCTGCCGATCATCGGATTTTTCCTGCTGTCGAGAATCGGCATTGACACCACCGTGCTGTACGTGGTCGTTACGTTTTTCATCCTCGGTTTGGGGCTCGGCGCATTGTTTGGCGGCGACAATCTGATCGTGCAGGAATCGGTCGACAAGGAGCACAGCGGCGTGGCCCTCGGGACGGTGCAGCTGTTCCAATCGCTTGGGGCCACGATCGGCCTTAGCGTTTTCGGCAGCCTGCTCGCCCGCCATATCTCGGACGGGGTTTCCGGGCTGGCCGACCAACTCCCGGCCGGCACGGCAAGCCATATCGCCACCGGGGGAATTCCCCAGGGATTAGCTCCCGACCTGCTGGTCAAAGTACAGACCGTGTTTGCCGGCGCTTTTCAGAACATTTTTACGATTTCGCTCGGATTTGTCATCGCCGCCTATTTTATCTGCTGGTTCTTGAAGAAAGAAGTTCTATCGAAAAAAGAACCGGAATCGGCCGCCGCTGCAGCGGAGCCGGTTTTGGAGGCACGGCCTTAA
- a CDS encoding exodeoxyribonuclease III — translation MKLVSWNVNGLRACVNKGFLDYFNEADADIFCLQETKLQDGQIELDLGGDYEQYWNYAEKKGYSGTAVFTRIKPLSVRYGMEEDYEPEGRIITLEFEGFYLVTVYTPNAKRDLSRLGYRVEWEDRFRAYLKRLDAVKPVIVCGDMNVAHKEIDIKNAKSNEGNSGFTPEERGKMTDLLAAGFTDTFRYFYPDREGVYSWWSYMPKVRERNIGWRIDYFLASSRLEPHLVGAGIDCHIMGSDHCPVTLEVSEITK, via the coding sequence ATGAAACTTGTATCGTGGAACGTCAACGGTTTGAGAGCCTGCGTGAATAAAGGGTTTTTGGACTATTTTAACGAGGCGGACGCGGATATTTTCTGCCTTCAGGAGACGAAGCTGCAAGATGGGCAGATCGAGCTTGATCTCGGCGGCGATTACGAACAGTATTGGAACTACGCGGAGAAAAAAGGGTACTCCGGCACCGCCGTGTTCACGCGGATCAAGCCGCTGTCGGTGCGTTACGGCATGGAGGAGGATTACGAGCCGGAGGGGCGGATCATTACGCTGGAATTTGAGGGCTTTTATCTCGTTACGGTGTATACGCCGAATGCGAAAAGGGATCTTTCCCGCCTCGGGTACCGGGTGGAGTGGGAGGACCGGTTCCGCGCATACCTGAAGCGGCTTGACGCGGTCAAGCCGGTCATCGTTTGCGGCGACATGAACGTGGCTCATAAGGAAATCGACATCAAAAACGCGAAGTCGAACGAAGGCAACTCCGGTTTTACCCCCGAAGAACGCGGCAAAATGACCGACCTGCTGGCGGCGGGATTTACGGACACGTTCCGTTATTTTTATCCCGACCGCGAAGGGGTGTACAGCTGGTGGTCGTACATGCCGAAGGTGCGCGAGCGCAACATCGGCTGGCGGATCGACTATTTCCTGGCATCTTCACGGCTGGAACCGCATTTGGTGGGCGCCGGCATCGACTGCCACATCATGGGCAGCGACCATTGCCCGGTAACGCTGGAAGTGTCGGAGATAACGAAGTAG
- a CDS encoding antibiotic biosynthesis monooxygenase translates to MFVMTRTIVVEKGNSDKVVERFSKEGPMDQMDGLVDISVMVNRKSREEHEEVVVVIRWESEEAWKNWEKSDAHIQGHRNSKGQQPPAYIVSTTVNLYDTQVVKKGKAFLNG, encoded by the coding sequence TTGTTCGTGATGACAAGAACGATAGTCGTTGAGAAAGGGAACAGCGATAAAGTGGTGGAGCGTTTCAGCAAGGAAGGGCCGATGGACCAAATGGACGGCCTGGTCGATATCAGCGTCATGGTCAACCGGAAAAGCCGGGAGGAGCATGAAGAGGTGGTGGTCGTGATCCGCTGGGAGTCCGAAGAGGCTTGGAAAAACTGGGAGAAAAGCGACGCGCATATTCAGGGGCACCGGAACAGCAAAGGCCAGCAGCCGCCGGCCTATATTGTCAGCACGACGGTGAACCTTTATGACACCCAGGTGGTGAAGAAAGGAAAGGCGTTTTTGAACGGTTAA
- a CDS encoding ArsR/SmtB family transcription factor: MDVNLQQFKAEFFKALAHPMRIRILEVLSEGERNVNELQTILGSEGSAVSQQLAVLRAKNLVNTVKEGTTVIYSLRDPLIKDLLAVARQIFDNHLVESISLLKGIRKQ, encoded by the coding sequence ATGGACGTGAACCTGCAGCAGTTTAAAGCCGAATTTTTCAAAGCTCTCGCCCATCCGATGCGAATCCGTATTTTGGAGGTGCTGAGCGAAGGCGAACGGAACGTCAATGAATTGCAAACGATCCTCGGCTCGGAGGGCTCCGCCGTGTCGCAGCAATTAGCCGTTTTGCGCGCCAAAAATCTGGTCAACACGGTCAAGGAAGGCACGACGGTGATTTATTCGCTGCGCGATCCGCTGATCAAGGATTTGCTCGCGGTCGCCCGGCAAATTTTCGATAACCACTTGGTGGAATCGATCTCCTTGCTGAAAGGAATCCGCAAACAATAA
- a CDS encoding helix-turn-helix domain-containing protein: MLRLKLDKLLFDRRLNANQLSKLTGIRYPTILDMEANKSKAWSPENLNRIMIALDLDSVEELIEYVKEESTNSPGN, translated from the coding sequence TTGCTTCGTTTGAAATTGGATAAACTGTTGTTTGATCGACGATTGAATGCGAACCAACTGTCAAAGTTGACAGGGATTCGTTATCCGACAATTTTGGATATGGAGGCAAATAAGTCAAAAGCCTGGTCGCCTGAAAACTTGAATAGAATTATGATCGCACTGGATTTAGACAGCGTTGAAGAGCTAATCGAATATGTAAAAGAAGAAAGCACAAATAGCCCCGGAAATTAA
- a CDS encoding phage tail protein yields MDIKEPRKFVPTDQGHADVLNIPITTLYENDQELAAQVESIRSDPAGNGVVPKEAFDQYKQETQTQINTALQTAKDYTKDYAAPKSHTHPTSDLPSASTQTRGIVQLNTSTSSTATDQAATPSAVKAAYDAANAAAAAAASAQSKSDAASNAVGPLTSLLTSQKGSAVAAINEIFQSGVDAKNQIVGAVNSKLGVGASTSDPWATIAQKITGSKAVRSIFGFGSSVEWGMQRNAGYASANYPPSYDRVELDLGSGADTKDCYLYTLTPIDLTGVTQIYCLGVQQINRLGSDIARVVVDPVQHGSYSGGTVVASSDIEFHGSGYQLDASIYTRLTGRYYLRIHARGTSGKLWLYKMLLV; encoded by the coding sequence ATGGATATCAAAGAACCACGAAAATTTGTTCCTACGGACCAGGGACATGCGGACGTGCTGAACATCCCGATAACGACATTATATGAGAATGATCAAGAGCTGGCCGCCCAAGTAGAAAGCATCCGTTCAGACCCGGCAGGCAATGGGGTAGTTCCGAAAGAGGCTTTCGATCAGTACAAGCAAGAGACACAGACGCAGATTAACACGGCTTTGCAAACGGCAAAGGATTATACGAAGGACTATGCAGCTCCCAAATCGCACACTCACCCCACATCTGACCTGCCAAGTGCCAGCACGCAAACTCGCGGTATCGTGCAGCTTAATACATCTACGAGCAGCACGGCCACGGACCAAGCTGCTACACCGAGCGCGGTCAAGGCGGCTTATGACGCAGCAAATGCGGCGGCTGCAGCAGCTGCGTCGGCCCAGAGCAAATCGGATGCTGCCAGCAACGCCGTAGGCCCGCTGACATCTTTGCTCACATCACAAAAAGGCAGTGCGGTGGCCGCAATAAATGAGATTTTTCAATCTGGGGTTGACGCAAAAAATCAAATTGTGGGCGCCGTCAACTCCAAGCTGGGTGTGGGAGCGTCCACAAGTGACCCGTGGGCTACAATAGCCCAAAAGATCACAGGCTCGAAAGCGGTACGATCTATCTTCGGTTTTGGATCGTCTGTGGAGTGGGGTATGCAAAGAAATGCTGGATACGCAAGTGCAAATTACCCTCCAAGTTATGATAGGGTTGAGCTAGATTTAGGCTCCGGGGCCGACACTAAAGATTGTTATCTATATACCCTAACACCTATAGACCTTACTGGCGTGACACAAATCTATTGCCTCGGCGTACAGCAAATCAACAGATTGGGTAGCGACATCGCTAGGGTGGTTGTTGACCCGGTGCAGCACGGAAGTTACAGCGGAGGGACTGTCGTCGCTTCAAGTGATATAGAGTTTCATGGTAGTGGATATCAGCTAGATGCTAGTATATATACAAGATTAACTGGTCGGTACTATCTAAGAATACATGCCAGAGGGACGTCGGGAAAATTGTGGCTATATAAGATGTTGCTTGTATAG
- a CDS encoding phage tail protein produces the protein MADQVWTVTTAYAREQMARARAEGTALTKVVKMAFGSGGVDQAGNPLPVDGTEQTLKHELLVKDISSYEFIAPATIRYICSLAENELAGAKINELALVDTAGKFTAVRTMTNKEKDADMEFIFEIDDIY, from the coding sequence ATGGCAGATCAAGTATGGACCGTCACCACGGCATATGCACGGGAACAAATGGCCCGTGCAAGGGCAGAAGGGACAGCCCTGACGAAGGTGGTTAAAATGGCTTTTGGGAGCGGCGGAGTAGATCAGGCCGGTAATCCCCTGCCAGTGGATGGGACGGAACAAACACTGAAGCACGAACTCCTTGTGAAGGACATCTCCAGCTATGAATTCATTGCTCCCGCAACAATTCGGTACATCTGTTCTCTAGCCGAGAATGAGTTGGCCGGGGCAAAAATTAATGAGCTTGCGCTTGTCGATACTGCTGGCAAATTTACCGCAGTTCGTACGATGACCAACAAGGAAAAGGATGCAGATATGGAGTTCATTTTTGAGATTGACGATATCTATTAA
- a CDS encoding putative phage tail protein yields MISRRGPIMLGYLQRHFYRDSRRMLEILDTVGIELDGVWFTFDDILDQCFIDRATWGLDIWEEELALKTNLTDSYEVRRSRIKAKLIGTGTFTKQNILNLANAFSRKKNAKYLPLYEQYAFQLIYEIGDLISYGDLKAAFELVKPAHLALLVYIVAHFEIHNSIRQVSRLRLHCRVPFFGGRPWYLDGLQQLDGSVSLIGWTGERQRNRQRLEIRTSRHIENRQTGIVKVRQNYWTLDGSVTLDGSRLLSSQENILEV; encoded by the coding sequence ATGATAAGCCGACGTGGTCCGATCATGCTCGGGTATTTACAGCGACATTTTTATAGGGACTCAAGACGCATGTTAGAGATTCTGGACACTGTCGGGATCGAACTAGATGGTGTTTGGTTTACCTTCGATGACATCCTAGATCAATGTTTCATTGATCGAGCTACCTGGGGGCTTGATATATGGGAGGAAGAGCTTGCCCTTAAAACTAACCTTACCGATAGCTACGAAGTACGTCGCTCACGGATCAAAGCAAAACTTATTGGCACAGGCACATTTACAAAACAAAATATTCTGAATCTCGCGAACGCATTCAGTAGAAAAAAGAACGCTAAGTATCTGCCATTATATGAGCAATACGCTTTTCAATTAATCTACGAAATCGGCGACCTGATTAGCTACGGTGATCTAAAGGCTGCTTTTGAACTGGTAAAACCAGCCCATCTTGCTTTACTGGTGTATATAGTTGCACACTTCGAAATTCATAATTCCATCCGGCAAGTATCCCGCCTACGCCTCCATTGTCGAGTTCCCTTTTTTGGGGGACGGCCATGGTACTTGGATGGCCTGCAACAACTCGACGGAAGCGTGAGCTTGATAGGCTGGACTGGAGAACGACAGCGGAACCGCCAACGGCTGGAAATCAGGACATCACGACACATTGAGAACAGACAGACTGGAATAGTGAAGGTCCGGCAAAATTACTGGACGCTGGACGGTAGCGTTACGCTGGATGGTAGCCGCCTGTTGAGCTCCCAGGAAAATATACTTGAGGTATAG